Proteins encoded within one genomic window of Humulus lupulus chromosome 1, drHumLupu1.1, whole genome shotgun sequence:
- the LOC133792188 gene encoding bHLH transcription factor RHL1-like isoform X1, giving the protein MEGECSKNNVPMQVKSSNFVGYSGNGVTLGPTEENDRQGSLLMGNGGRSWLKENDALRLPWWVQVQHPETNHNYVQFLTEKSSAFPQMPFSSQDILESLSLPDGETASAYAVSGVSDVQRDVRFYNHLGLASGPKPTDIDAWKNLTSSNKNSVGKGYNSRVDIPSATVASPGDLSRGQSTIQRQRNTKNDRALSKQQRRIRYAERLNALQELLPQSAEGGQVSVFDGVIDYIKYLQLQIKDLSKSRLGGESPTKPIIFREGYGHYFCDQENEPLEEIIMAKWLELNPLAVTKLLEMKGLLLMPIEFTEALV; this is encoded by the exons ATGGAGGGAGAATGCAGCAAGAACAATGTTCCTATGCAAGTGAAGTCATCAAACTTTGTTGGGTATTCTGGCAATGGTGTTACTCTTGGGCCAACTGAAGAAAATGATCGACAGGGGTCTCTTCTCATGGGAAATGGTGGAAGGAGTTGGCTGAAGGAGAACGATGCTTTACGTTTACCTTGGTGGGTTCAAGTTCAACACCCGGAAACAAATCACAACTATGTCCAATTTCTAACTGAAAAAAGCTCTGCGTTTCCTCAAATGCCTTTTTCTTCTCAAGACATTTTGGAGAGTCTTTCTTTACCTGATGGTGAAACAGCCTCTGCATATGCTGTTTCCGGGGTCTCTGATGTCCAAAGAGATGTGCGGTTTTACAATCACCTGGGATTGGCGTCTGGTCCTAAACCAACTGATATAGATGCTTGGaag AATCTTACTTCGTCGAACAAAAACTCAGTTGGGAAAGGCTATAATTCTCGAGTTGATATTCCAAGTGCAACAGTTGCTTCACCTGGCGATCTGTCCCGAGGCCAGTCCACTATACAGAGACAAAGAAACACTAAAAATGATCGA GCTTTGTCCAAACAGCAACGCAGGATACGGTATGCTGAAAGACTCAATGCTTTACAAGAACTACTTCCCCAGTCTGCAGAG GGTGGTCAAGTATCTGTATTTGATGGCGTGATCGACTATATCAAGTACTTGCAGCTACAAATAAAG GATTTGAGTAAAAGCAGATTGGGAGGTGAATCACCAACCAAGCCTATCATTTTCCGCgag GGATATGGTCACTACTTTTGCGACCAAGAGAATGAGCCTTTGGAAGAGATAATCATGGCGAAATGGTTGGAGCTAAACCCTTTAGCTGTGACCAAGTTGCTGGAGATGAAAGGTCTTCTTCTCATGCCCATTGAATTTACTGAAGCACTTGTCTGA
- the LOC133792206 gene encoding uncharacterized protein LOC133792206, whose translation MALPLSCSSAFRFALLFLLLAAIATACIFLPIEKILKDFLIWVKQDLGPWGPIVLAIAYIPLTILAVPASILTLGGGYLFGLPLGFVADSIGATIGATAAFILGRTIGRSYVISKLKNYPKFEAVAIAIQRSGFKIVLLLRLVPLLPFNMLNYLLSVTPVRIEEYVMATWLGMMPITFTLVYIGTTLKDLSDVTHGWNELSTSNWVFIGLGFCISIIILVCITKVAKASLDKALAENTEVEGTLSPQTLPISSNSPLDLQKPLIIKIDPVDEHHER comes from the exons ATGGCGCTTCCACTCTCTTGCTCCTCCGCTTTTAGATTCGCCCTCCTTTTCCTCCTACTCGCCGCCATTGCCACCGCTTGCATTTTCCTCCCTATAGAAAAG ATATTGAAGGATTTCTTGATATGGGTTAAGCAGGATCTGGGACCTTGGGGCCCAATTGTCTT GGCCATTGCATACATTCCTCTCACAATCCTCGCTGTTCCAGCTTCTATACTTACT CTTGGTGGAGGTTATCTATTTGGGTTGCCTTTGGGGTTCGTTGCTGATTCTATTGGTGCAACAATTGGTGCTACAGCTGCATTTATTCTTGGTAGAACA ATTGGAAGATCATATGTTATCTCCAAGTTAAAGAATTATCCAAAGTTTGAAGCTGTTGCTATTGCAATTCAGAGATCTGGCTTTAAG ATAGTTCTGCTGCTTCGGTTGGTTCCGTTGCTTCCATTTAATATGCTGAATTATCTTCTGTCTGTGACTCCTGTTCGCATAGAAGAGTATGTGATGGCAACGTGGCTAGGAATGATG CCTATAACATTTACTCTAGTATATATTGGAACAACTTTAAAGGATCTATCTGATGTTACACACGGATGGAATGAGCTCTCAACCTCCAATTGG GTGTTTATAGGACTGGGTTTCTGTATATCCA TTATTATACTGGTTTGCATTACCAAAGTGGCCAAAGCTTCTCTGGATAAGGCACTTGCTGAAAACACTGAAGTGGAAGGCACGTTGTCTCCACAGACTCTACCCATTTCATCAAATTCTCCTTTGGATCTCCAAAAGCCTCTCATTATCAAGATTGACCCAGTAGATGAACATCATGAGAGATAA
- the LOC133792188 gene encoding bHLH transcription factor RHL1-like isoform X2, whose protein sequence is MEGECSKNNVPMQVKSSNFVGYSGNGVTLGPTEENDRQGSLLMGNGGRSWLKENDALRLPWWVQVQHPETNHNYVQFLTEKSSAFPQMPFSSQDILESLSLPDGETASAYAVSGVSDVQRDVRFYNHLGLASGPKPTDIDAWKNLTSSNKNSVGKGYNSRVDIPSATVASPGDLSRGQSTIQRQRNTKNDRQRRIRYAERLNALQELLPQSAEGGQVSVFDGVIDYIKYLQLQIKDLSKSRLGGESPTKPIIFREGYGHYFCDQENEPLEEIIMAKWLELNPLAVTKLLEMKGLLLMPIEFTEALV, encoded by the exons ATGGAGGGAGAATGCAGCAAGAACAATGTTCCTATGCAAGTGAAGTCATCAAACTTTGTTGGGTATTCTGGCAATGGTGTTACTCTTGGGCCAACTGAAGAAAATGATCGACAGGGGTCTCTTCTCATGGGAAATGGTGGAAGGAGTTGGCTGAAGGAGAACGATGCTTTACGTTTACCTTGGTGGGTTCAAGTTCAACACCCGGAAACAAATCACAACTATGTCCAATTTCTAACTGAAAAAAGCTCTGCGTTTCCTCAAATGCCTTTTTCTTCTCAAGACATTTTGGAGAGTCTTTCTTTACCTGATGGTGAAACAGCCTCTGCATATGCTGTTTCCGGGGTCTCTGATGTCCAAAGAGATGTGCGGTTTTACAATCACCTGGGATTGGCGTCTGGTCCTAAACCAACTGATATAGATGCTTGGaag AATCTTACTTCGTCGAACAAAAACTCAGTTGGGAAAGGCTATAATTCTCGAGTTGATATTCCAAGTGCAACAGTTGCTTCACCTGGCGATCTGTCCCGAGGCCAGTCCACTATACAGAGACAAAGAAACACTAAAAATGATCGA CAACGCAGGATACGGTATGCTGAAAGACTCAATGCTTTACAAGAACTACTTCCCCAGTCTGCAGAG GGTGGTCAAGTATCTGTATTTGATGGCGTGATCGACTATATCAAGTACTTGCAGCTACAAATAAAG GATTTGAGTAAAAGCAGATTGGGAGGTGAATCACCAACCAAGCCTATCATTTTCCGCgag GGATATGGTCACTACTTTTGCGACCAAGAGAATGAGCCTTTGGAAGAGATAATCATGGCGAAATGGTTGGAGCTAAACCCTTTAGCTGTGACCAAGTTGCTGGAGATGAAAGGTCTTCTTCTCATGCCCATTGAATTTACTGAAGCACTTGTCTGA